One segment of Humidesulfovibrio mexicanus DNA contains the following:
- the asnS gene encoding asparagine--tRNA ligase, with product MQRTRIVEVLSREAGGPVLVKGWVRTRRDAKGFSFLEINDGSCLANVQVVADHTEDLLSVLDALGTGAAVGVSGELVPSPAAGQRWEVRAGAIEVYGLADAEAFPLQKKRHSDEYLRTIAHLRPRTNKYGAMLRVRSEMALAVHDFFRQRGFFHVHAPILTGSDCEGAGEMFRVSNLEAEQAAAMPPDRRAEEEFFGRPSGLTVSGQLEAELMALALGGVYTFGPTFRAENSNTPKHAAEFWMVEPELAFADLVDDMDLAEALVRHLVAHALSACAADLALFGNYVDKNLLPTLEDILAAPFARVTHAEAIGILKASGRSFDYPVHELSDLQTEHERFLCEEHFKRPVIVHDYPKEIKAFYMRLNDDGRTVAAMDLLVPRIGELCGGSQREERLDVLTRRMAEVGLSEEQYWWYLDTRRFGTAPHAGFGMGFERLLMLVTGIANIRDVIPFPRTPGHLEF from the coding sequence ATGCAGCGGACGCGAATTGTCGAAGTCTTGTCCCGAGAGGCGGGAGGGCCTGTGTTGGTGAAGGGCTGGGTGCGCACCCGGCGCGATGCCAAGGGCTTTTCGTTCCTTGAGATCAACGACGGGTCTTGCCTGGCCAATGTGCAGGTGGTGGCCGACCACACCGAGGACCTTCTGTCCGTGCTTGATGCCCTGGGCACCGGCGCGGCCGTTGGCGTCTCCGGCGAGCTTGTCCCTTCCCCTGCGGCAGGCCAACGCTGGGAGGTCCGGGCGGGCGCCATCGAAGTTTATGGCCTGGCCGACGCCGAGGCCTTTCCGCTGCAAAAGAAGCGGCATTCCGACGAGTACCTGCGCACCATCGCCCATTTGCGTCCGCGCACCAATAAATACGGAGCCATGCTGCGCGTGCGCTCGGAAATGGCGTTGGCCGTGCACGACTTCTTCCGGCAGCGTGGATTTTTTCATGTGCATGCGCCCATCCTCACCGGGTCGGACTGCGAGGGCGCTGGCGAGATGTTCCGGGTGAGCAACCTGGAGGCGGAACAGGCTGCGGCCATGCCCCCGGATCGCCGCGCGGAAGAGGAATTTTTCGGTCGTCCCTCCGGGCTCACCGTGTCCGGCCAGTTGGAGGCCGAACTCATGGCGCTTGCCCTTGGCGGGGTATACACCTTCGGCCCCACCTTCCGGGCGGAGAATTCCAACACGCCCAAGCACGCGGCTGAGTTCTGGATGGTGGAGCCGGAGCTGGCCTTCGCCGACCTGGTCGATGACATGGACCTCGCCGAAGCGCTGGTGCGGCATTTGGTGGCGCACGCCCTTTCCGCTTGCGCCGCTGACTTGGCGCTGTTCGGCAATTATGTGGACAAGAACCTGTTGCCTACCCTTGAGGACATCCTTGCCGCGCCTTTCGCGCGGGTCACCCATGCCGAGGCCATAGGCATCCTCAAGGCCTCGGGCCGGAGTTTCGATTATCCGGTGCATGAGTTGTCCGACCTGCAAACCGAGCACGAACGCTTTTTATGTGAAGAACACTTCAAGCGTCCGGTCATCGTCCACGACTATCCCAAGGAGATCAAGGCGTTCTATATGCGTCTCAACGACGATGGCCGTACCGTGGCCGCCATGGATCTGCTGGTCCCGCGCATCGGCGAGCTGTGCGGGGGCAGCCAGCGCGAGGAGCGCCTGGACGTGCTGACCCGGCGCATGGCCGAGGTGGGCCTTTCCGAGGAACAGTACTGGTGGTATCTGGACACCCGCCGCTTTGGGACAGCGCCGCACGCGGGCTTCGGCATGGGCTTCGAACGGCTGCTGATGCTGGTCACCGGCATCGCCAACATACGCGATGTGATCCCATTCCCGCGAACGCCCGGGCACTTGGAGTTTTAG
- the ftsY gene encoding signal recognition particle-docking protein FtsY has translation MGFFTKIKKLWGGETDEVQASARAATAQDTPQTGLEQPPDAATHAPQLDPLWKAGLESSLRGSRARISEWLGQLLSGLEAADEALWARLRFLFATLGAPEAEAETFVSEFKAWLAAMGMTKVEDFRSELRYRLILALDLEQEEEERGNVFQKLTRGLAKTRERLSAGLGALFGRTGELDAAFWDELEELFIMADVGAEATRKLLDNLRSRARSMGVTEAARFREVLSAELEELFPLPKKPKVTAPPEVVMMIGVNGVGKTTTIAKLAYRARLQGRKVLIAAGDTFRAAAIDQLKIWAGRVGAGIFAKAEGADPAAVAFEAVDHALKEGYDLVLLDTAGRLHTKVNLMEELRKIKRVLDKKHSGAPHKSVLVIDATTGQNALSQTKLFNEAVGVDEIVLTKLDGTAKGGVMVGVAISHKLPISFVGLGEKMEDLRPFVGEDFAKALLGQ, from the coding sequence ATGGGATTCTTCACCAAGATTAAAAAGCTCTGGGGCGGCGAGACCGACGAAGTACAGGCTTCGGCCAGAGCAGCCACAGCACAGGACACCCCCCAGACGGGCCTGGAACAGCCGCCTGACGCCGCAACACACGCGCCCCAGCTCGACCCTTTATGGAAGGCCGGACTCGAAAGCTCGCTTCGCGGGTCCAGGGCGCGCATCTCCGAATGGCTGGGCCAGCTCCTTTCCGGCCTGGAGGCGGCGGATGAAGCGCTCTGGGCGCGGCTGCGCTTCCTCTTTGCAACCCTGGGCGCACCTGAGGCGGAAGCCGAAACCTTTGTCTCCGAATTCAAAGCTTGGCTGGCGGCCATGGGCATGACCAAGGTGGAGGACTTCCGCTCCGAGCTGCGCTACCGGCTCATCCTGGCCCTGGACCTGGAGCAGGAGGAGGAGGAGCGCGGCAACGTGTTCCAGAAGCTCACGCGCGGCCTTGCCAAGACCCGCGAGCGGCTCTCGGCCGGTCTCGGAGCGCTTTTTGGCCGCACAGGCGAGTTGGACGCAGCCTTCTGGGACGAACTGGAGGAGCTGTTCATCATGGCCGACGTGGGGGCGGAAGCCACCCGCAAGCTTCTGGACAACCTGCGCTCCCGCGCGCGGAGCATGGGCGTGACCGAGGCGGCGCGCTTCCGCGAGGTGCTCTCGGCCGAGCTTGAAGAACTGTTCCCCCTGCCCAAAAAGCCCAAGGTGACCGCCCCGCCAGAGGTGGTCATGATGATCGGCGTCAACGGGGTGGGCAAGACCACGACCATCGCCAAGCTGGCCTACCGGGCGCGGCTGCAGGGGCGCAAGGTGCTCATCGCCGCGGGCGACACCTTCCGCGCGGCGGCCATCGACCAGCTCAAAATATGGGCCGGGCGCGTGGGCGCGGGCATCTTCGCCAAGGCCGAGGGGGCGGATCCGGCGGCAGTGGCCTTCGAGGCCGTGGACCACGCCCTCAAGGAGGGCTACGACCTTGTGCTGCTGGACACGGCCGGCCGCCTGCATACCAAGGTCAACCTCATGGAGGAGCTCCGCAAGATCAAGCGCGTGCTGGACAAGAAGCACTCCGGCGCGCCCCACAAAAGCGTGCTCGTCATCGATGCCACCACCGGACAGAACGCCCTGTCGCAGACCAAGCTGTTCAACGAGGCCGTCGGCGTGGACGAAATCGTGCTCACCAAGCTGGACGGCACGGCAAAGGGCGGGGTCATGG
- a CDS encoding AraC family transcriptional regulator, which yields MKADTKNLYAARMLKVLNHMQRRLDDPIRLDELAALAHFSTPHFHRVFKGMIGETVMDHLRRIRLERAYVRLAQTTVPVTEAAFEAGYDSLEAFSRVFRKTFGLSPTECRAQGWTRLFPEAPSGVHYCAGEIREFILNDSGAAVMNMRIETLPDIRIAKVRQTGPYMESAERAWKILCGWGAPKGLVNPKTLIIGISYDDPSATAPEELRYDAAISIDNDLAVEEPVSLDVLPGGEYAVFTHQGPYQGLEETYKTIMSGWIPTCDREFRDSPWFEIYRNDPATTPPAQLITDIHIPLK from the coding sequence ATGAAGGCCGATACGAAGAACCTCTACGCCGCGCGAATGCTCAAGGTGCTCAACCACATGCAACGGCGGCTTGACGACCCGATCAGACTGGATGAGCTGGCGGCCCTGGCCCATTTCTCAACGCCGCACTTCCACAGGGTATTCAAGGGGATGATTGGCGAGACGGTCATGGACCACCTCAGGCGCATTCGCCTGGAGCGGGCCTATGTCCGCTTGGCCCAGACAACCGTGCCGGTTACCGAGGCCGCCTTCGAGGCCGGGTACGATTCACTGGAGGCTTTCTCGCGCGTGTTCCGCAAAACCTTTGGCCTCTCGCCAACGGAGTGCCGTGCGCAGGGGTGGACGCGCCTCTTTCCGGAGGCGCCCTCCGGCGTGCACTACTGCGCGGGCGAGATACGGGAATTCATCCTCAACGATTCAGGAGCGGCGGTTATGAACATGCGCATCGAAACCCTCCCCGACATCCGCATCGCCAAAGTGCGCCAGACCGGACCCTACATGGAGTCGGCCGAAAGGGCCTGGAAGATCCTCTGCGGCTGGGGTGCGCCAAAAGGACTCGTCAACCCCAAGACGCTCATCATCGGCATCAGCTACGACGACCCCTCCGCCACCGCGCCGGAAGAGCTGCGCTACGATGCGGCCATCTCCATCGACAACGACTTGGCCGTGGAGGAGCCCGTGAGCCTGGACGTGCTCCCAGGCGGCGAATACGCAGTCTTCACGCACCAGGGGCCTTACCAAGGTCTTGAGGAAACGTACAAGACCATCATGTCCGGCTGGATTCCCACCTGCGACCGCGAATTCCGCGACTCGCCCTGGTTCGAGATCTATCGCAACGACCCTGCCACGACGCCACCCGCACAGCTCATCACGGACATCCACATCCCATTGAAGTGA